One part of the Glycine soja cultivar W05 chromosome 11, ASM419377v2, whole genome shotgun sequence genome encodes these proteins:
- the LOC114377024 gene encoding uncharacterized protein LOC114377024, producing MGSSSSRLGSRPSASSSSHRVNRFRLSSLLCGTSTSRSIHQMEEHSSELQVDSARDFDGEILKDTEESPLSYTEARISSSPPAETVTSSDMRTEFHANTSVEGSSRNVATNSKRSCLAEHEELVPPYQVSAGHSGHESYSDSSNAASTSFVEQQSSDPVSVNVSANKDVVNDVNNPVLSGVSQVSHETMHPRSSTPQEHGNFGSGEISVENHTSAFISIQNSSNPVAQVSNIAATSQVPEDEPRRETIPSGLGILVSNRERGPGNDSVLQVDVVTISSNILSGSSADANDYDSRRNDRRLFWDAFSRRSSRRLGDSPTIVFSAGGADDSGSQDRWLVDFGGDLSNDGVGAASGYMGSRIHRLNERRMRHSRSEIWERLRGGFDEIGRWNSCPLGIHADGMCFCESSPMAEESSTRASISRIVMLAEALFEVLDEIHRQPGSLSLSMVSLPAPESIVDSLPLKSHKKVDGADVGNDAEQCYICLADYEEGDQIRVLPCFHEYHMSCVDKWLKEIHGVCPLCRGNVCGGSTESSANSEVQSH from the exons ATGGGTTCGTCCTCTAGTCGACTTGGGTCTCGCCCTTCTGCTTCTAGTTCTAGTCACAGGGTCAACCGCTTCAGACTATCGTCTCTTCTATGTGGCACCTCCACCTCTCGCTCCATTCATCAG ATGGAAGAACATTCATCTGAACTTCAGGTTGATTCAGCTAGAGATTTTGATGGTGAAATTCTGAAAGACACTGAGGAATCGCCTTTGTCATATACAGAAGCTAGAATTAGCTCCAGTCCCCCTGCTGAAACTGTAACCTCATCTGATATGAGAACTGAGTTCCATGCTAATACTAGTGTTGAAGGTTCTTCTAGAAACGTTGCAACAAATAGTAAGAGGAGCTGCTTGGCTGAACATGAGGAGCTAGTCCCTCCTTATCAGGTAAGTGCTGGTCATAGTGGTCATGAATCATATAGTGATAGTAGCAACGCAGCTAGTACTTCATTTGTAGAACAGCAGTCTTCAGATCCAGTCTCTGTAAATGTTTCTGCTAACAAGGATGTAGTCAATGATGTTAATAATCCAGTGCTTAGTGGTGTCTCTCAAGTCTCTCACGAGACAATGCACCCAAGAAGTTCAACCCCTCAAGAGCATGGGAATTTTGGTTCTGGTGAAATCTCTGTTGAGAATCACACTAGTGCATTCATATCTATCCAGAATTCTTCCAACCCTGTTGCTCAAGTTTCCAACATAGCAGCAACCTCTCAAGTGCCAGAAGATGAACCTCGTCGTGAGACAATACCTTCGGGTTTAGGTATTCTTGTGTCCAATCGGGAAAGAGGGCCAGGAAATGATAGTGTGCTTCAAGTTGATGTGGTCACCATATCTTCCAACATTTTGTCTGGAAGCAGTGCTGATGCCAATGATTATGATTCCAGAAGGAATGATAGAAGATTATTTTGGGATGCTTTTTCACGACGTAGTTCTAGAAGGCTTGGTGATTCTCCAACCATTGTCTTCTCTGCTGGGGGTGCTGATGATTCTGGATCTCAAGATCGATGGCTAGTTGATTTTGGAGGTGATTTGTCAAATGATGGGGTTGGAGCTGCTTCCGGATATATGGGTAGTAGAATTCACAGATTGAATGAACGAAGAATGCGGCACTCGAGATCTGAg ATCTGGGAAAGGCTTCGTGGTGGCTTTGATGAGATTGGTCGGTGGAATTCATGTCCACTAGGAATTCATGCAGATGGCATGTGCTTCTGTGAGTCTTCGCCAATGGCTGAGGAATCTAGCACTCGAGCAAGTATTTCAAGAATAGTCATGCTGGCTGAGGCTTTGTTTGAG GTTTTAGATGAAATCCATCGGCAACCTGGCTCTCTGTCTCTATCCATGGTCTCACTCCCTGCACCTGAATCAATTGTTGATTCCCTCCCTCTGAAATCTCACAAAAAGGTTGATGGGGCTGATGTAGGCAATGATGCTGAACA ATGCTACATATGTCTGGCGGATTATGAAGAAGGGGACCAAATACGAGTGCTTCCTTGCTTCCACGAGTATCACATGTCATGTGTCGATAAATGGCTTAAAGAAATACATGG TGTATGTCCTCTGTGTCGCGGCAATGTCTGTGGAGGGTCCACAGAGTCTTCTGCCAACTCGGAAGTGCAGTCTCATTGA
- the LOC114374850 gene encoding uncharacterized protein LOC114374850 yields MVYSYYTPTYYSTLHDSLTSLCKTILPFSFKKRPLPAAEHKLSKLQSGNLKWQQDSFHQVLNLMGLHKEGIVAESEVSAFRTHLLDTLIASPPEQEHPVILRDKLLFLQELLYAKCISEEEYHSSKRPLLRRLAAQGAQIEARDVIVAGPKDSKENSEEEWSVIDLKDEKCSVNKENSGCKSKSNPGSAMKQIKGAASVFGFGKAGKNGAEKSIFDSPSLSAKNESRENPFWDLQTKEKQSEGGSILMEESGPPEPVKESNGLDKLKRKPFRTLFHKEQSGCPEQDQRSGKSGKKQWGFEGFKKWRRNESEDETAPLPRNEKSDSEAYSGSLAKALGEGPHTKLIKKKLHSDGSPSDFFIDKVLGDKIKKELSRIQTELSSTNPNLKFSNDQIEAISTRIPVDKAELKNYFPKSWCDRYGDVVLDVVKKEFKDHVAEMENMRSIAREKHSNSRRWTTTTTFDDDENLHPNLFDHRDNNSVRSRNINPFSHGYV; encoded by the exons ATGGTGTACTCCTACTACACCCCCACGTACTACTCAACCCTCCATGACTCACTCACCTCTCTGTGCAAAACCATTCTTCCTTTCAGCTTCAAGAAACGACCGTTACCTGCTGCGGAACACAAATTGTCGAAGCTGCAATCAGGCAACCTCAAATGGCAGCAAGACTCTTTCCACCAGGTGCTGAACTTAATGGGTCTCCACAAAGAAGGCATCGTCGCTGAATCTGAGGTTTCGGCCTTCAGAACTCACTTGCTAGACACCCTCATTGCTTCTCCTCCAGAACAAGAACACCCCGTTATATTAAGAGACAAGCTTCTGTTTCTCCAG GAACTTCTTTATGCCAAGTGCATTTCTGAAGAAGAGTACCATTCTTCTAAGAGGCCATTGCTCCGGAGACTGGCAGCTCAAGGGGCTCAGATTGAAGCTAGGGATGTGATCGTGGCAGGGCCTAAGGACTCAAAAGAGAATTCGGAAGAAGAGTGGTCGGTGATTGACTTGAAGGATGAGAAATGCTCGGTGAACAAAGAGAATTCGGGTTGTAAGAGCAAGTCCAATCCGGGATCAGCTATGAAGCAGATTAAAGGAGCAGCCTCGGTTTTTGGCTTTGGCAAAGCTGGGAAAAATGGGGCAGAAAAGAGCATATTTGATTCACCTTCTTTGTCTGCCAAAAATGAATCGAGGGAAAACCCCTTCTGGGATCTTCAGACTAAGGAAAAACAAAGTGAAGGAGGGTCAATTCTCATGGAGGAAAGTGGGCCTCCAGAACCAGTGAAGGAGAGTAATGGTTTGGACAAGTTGAAGAGGAAACCATTTAGGACTTTGTTTCATAAGGAGCAAAGTGGTTGTCCTGAACAAGATCAAAGATCAGGGAAATCAGGTAAAAAGCAATGGGGGTTTGAAGGGTTCAAGAAATGGAGGAGAAATGAATCAGAGGATGAGACAGCTCCTTTGCCTCGTAATGAAAAATCTGACAGTGAGGCCTATTCAGGTTCCTTGGCAAAGGCACTTGGGGAGGGACCACATACAAAGTTAATAAAGAAGAAGTTGCATTCTGATGGTTCCCCgtctgatttttttattgataag GTTTTGGGAGACAAGATAAAGAAGGAGTTGTCAAGAATCCAGACAGAACTGAGCAGCACAAACCCAAATCTTAAGTTCTC CAATGATCAGATTGAAGCAATTTCTACCAGAATTCCAGTGGACAAGGCTgagttaaaaaattactttcccaA ATCATGGTGTGACCGATACGGTGATGTTGTGCTGGATGTGGTGAAGAAGGAATTCAAGGACCATGTTGCGGAAATGGAGAACATGCGCAGCATTGCTAGAGAAAAACACAGCAACTCTAGGCGgtggacaacaacaacaacatttgACGATGACGAAAACCTTCATCCAAATCTATTTGATCATCGTGATAATAATTCAGTTCGCAGCAGAAACATCAATCCATTTTCTCATGGttatgtttag
- the LOC114373245 gene encoding uncharacterized protein LOC114373245 — translation MDKLEEAISRLSLGHTNLNTKVESIHTSLTAKIDSLLERFAAISTPPHSPSSSPIQPLTPVHRHHMKLDVPRFDGSDPLGWIFKISQFFDYQGIPDQERLTVAAFYMDGPALSWYQWMSRNGFFPSWSVMLQTGTVSDYLTDFEHLANRTLGLSPSCLLSCFISGLSPELRREVQALRPLSLPQATELARLQEDKMLDRRRGTRAPSHPNPTFNPRSSPNPSTAHPKVPLKRLTTKEMATRRDQGLCYHCDDKWSQGHRCKPRLHLLIADEDLEPSSGFPLLDSLTYTTPEPGLTPQISLNAMEGTPAPQTFRLLGSLCHHQAVILVDGGSTHNFIQSRVAKFLTLPTTPTATLKVGNDHTLDCDTISFQVPLSIQGHDFRLDLYHLPLCGADIVLGVQWLKLLGPITTDYHNLTMTFVHMGQPITLNADAPPIPSAASVHQLKRLAQTQSISALFHISTTPNRHTSLLPQTTPVNVRPYRYPHFQKAEIGKQIAAMLAANLIQPSYSPFSSPILLVKKKDGSWRCCVDYRALNAVTIKDRFPMPTIDELLDDLGQAVWFSKLDLRQGFHQICMAEEDIHKTVFRTHQGHYKFKVMSFGLCNAPSMFQAAMNDTFKPFLRKHVAVFFDDILVYSADLATHVSHLDSVLDTLSARQFLLRRTKCLFAQTQLNYLGHVISFDGIAPDPEKISAMLAWPVPTSPTALHGFLGLTGFYRKFIKNYAAIASPLTSLLRKEQFSWSAEALQAFQALQQAMVQAPVLANPNFSRPFTIETDASASAMGVVLLQDDHLIAYHNKVLCPRLQRASAYIRELHAITSAVRKWRHYLLGTSFTILTDHRSLKDLMS, via the exons ATGGACAAATTGGAGGAGGCCATTAGCCGCCTCAGCCTTGGTCACACCAACCTCAACACGAAGGTTGAGTCCATCCACACTTCCCTCACCGCAAAGATTGATTCCCTTCTCGAACGCTTCGCCGCCATTTCTACTCCGCCGCATTCCCCATCTTCCTCGCCAATTCAGCCTCTGACACCGGTCCACCGCCACCACATGAAGCTGGATGTCCCACGCTTCGACGGCTCGGATCCTCTCGGCTGGATATTCAAAATATCCCAATTTTTCGATTATCAGGGGATTCCTGATCAGGAGCGTCTCACGGTCGCGGCGTTTTACATGGACGGCCCGGCGTTGTCCTGGTATCAGTGGATGTCCAGGAATGGCTTCTTCCCTTCGTGGTCTGTGATGTTGCAG ACCGGCACCGTGAGTGATTACCTCACAGATTTTGAGCATCTCGCGAACCGAACATTAGGTCTTTCCCCTTCGTGTTTGCTGAGCTGCTTTATATCAGGGTTGAGTCCGGAGCTCCGCCGTGAGGTCCAAGCTCTGCGTCCTCTTTCCCTCCCGCAAGCTACAGAACTTGCGAGGCTCCAGGAAGATAAGATGCTTGACCGCCGCCGCGGCACTCGAGCACCTTCGCACCCAAACCCTACCTTCAATCCTCGATCCTCCCCAAATCCATCCACGGCGCATCCTAAAGTTCCTCTGAAACGCCTCACGACAAAGGAGATGGCAACTCGCAGAGATCAAGGCCTCTGCTACCACTGTGATGACAAGTGGTCACAGGGTCACAGGTGCAAGCCTCGTCTGCATCTCCTAATCGCAGACGAAGACCTAGAACCTTCTTCGGGATTCCCCCTTCTAGATTCCCTTACCTACACCACACCCGAACCTGGGTTGACTCCACAAATTAGCCTTAATGCCATGGAAGGCACTCCGGCACCCCAAACCTTCAGACTCCTCGGCTCCCTGTGCCATCATCAGGCCGTGATCCTCGTAGACGGAGGAAGCACACATAATTTCATTCAATCACGTGTGGCCAAGTTCCTCACGTTACCCACAACCCCGACGGCGACCCTGAAGGTGGGCAACGACCACACCTTGGACTGTGATACGATATCGTTTCAAGTCCCTCTCTCCATCCAAGGTCACGACTTCAGACTTGACCTGTACCACTTACCCCTCTGCGGAGCAGACATTGTGTTAGGGGTCCAATGGTTAAAACTCTTGGGCCCAATTACAACAGACTACCACAACCTTACCATGACTTTTGTGCACATGGGCCAACCCATTACACTTAACGCTGATGCACCCCCCATTCCATCTGCAGCCTCCGTCCATCAGCTTAAACGCCTAGCCCAAACCCAGAGCATCTCTGCTCTGTTTCATATCTCCACCACGCCA AACCGACACACCTCCCTCCTTCCCCAAACCACTCCGGTCAACGTCCGTCCCTACAGATATCCGCATTTCCAGAAGGCCGAAATTGGGAAGCAGATCGCCGCCATGCTCGCCGCCAACCTCATTCAACCCAGCTACTCTCCTTTCTCTTCACCTATACTCTTGGTCAAGAAGAAAGATGGATCGTGGAGATGTTGCGTGGATTACCGGGCGCTTAACGCAGTCACCATTAAAGATAGATTTCCCATGCCGACAATTGATGAATTGTTGGATGATCTAGGACAAGCTGTGTGGTTTTCGAAGCTGGATTTGCGTCAAGGATTTCACCAAATCTGCATGGCGGAGGAGGATATACACAAGACAGTTTTTCGAACGCATCAGGGACACTACAAGTTCAAGGTCATGTCGTTTGGCCTCTGCAACGCGCCGTCGATGTTTCAGGCGGCCATGAACGACACCTTTAAGCCCTTCTTGAGGAAACATGTGGCGGTGTTCTTTGATGACATTTTGGTCTATAGTGCTGACTTGGCCACGCATGTCTCTCACCTCGACTCCGTTCTGGATACACTATCAGCTCGACAATTCCTTCTCCGGCGTACTAAGTGCCTCTTTGCCCAAACTCAGCTTAACTATTTGGGCCACGTTATTTCCTTTGATGGCATTGCTCCTGACCCAGAAAAGATCTCTGCGATGCTGGCCTGGCCTGTACCCACATCTCCGACAGCTCTTCATGGATTCTTGGGTCTCACCGGTTTCTACCGGAAATTCATTAAGAACTACGCAGCAATCGCCTCTCCCCTCACGTCATTATTGCGGAAGGAGCAATTCTCGTGGTCCGCGGAAGCCTTGCAAGCTTTTCAAGCACTTCAGCAAGCTATGGTACAAGCCCCCGTCCTCGCCAACCCGAATTTTTCTCGGCCATTCACCATTGAAACGGACGCCTCCGCTTCAGCCATGGGTGTGGTTTTACTCCAAGACGATCACCTTATTGCTTATCACAACAAGGTACTATGTCCACGATTGCAGCGAGCCTCGGCGTATATCCGCGAGCTCCACGCCATCACCTCCGCCGTTAGGAAATGGCGTCACTATCTGCTGGGAACGTCCTTCACGATCCTCACAGACCATAGAAGTCTAAAGGACCTTATGTCTTAG
- the LOC114374280 gene encoding equilibrative nucleotide transporter 8-like: MEAVKLVSSDPSERPDTYRVAYIIHFLLGAGNLLPWNALITAVDYFAYLYPTKHIEKVFSVAYMISSVMVLLGMISWGGWSKTTLRLRMNLGFSMFVMSLMVAPVIDWTSSSTKLNERPSGAYGLTVAAVVICGLADGLVGGSLIGSAGKLPKQYMQAVFAGTASSGIIISILRIITKASLPQTPKGLKISAHLYFMVATIFLLCCVIFSNLQHKLPVMQQYHQRLHQESTLCTGTKFWAVAGKIKGAAFGIFIIYIVTLSIFPGFIAEDLESKLLRDWYPILLITVYNLADLIGKSLTAFYVMQSMTRAIWVATARLLFYPLFVVCLHGPKWLKTEVPMVVLTFLLGFSNGYLTSVLMILAPKSVPLSESELSAIVMTGFLGFGLVGGSVLGWFWIL, from the exons aTGGAAGCTGTTAAGTTGGTGTCTAGTGATCCAAGTGAGAGACCAGACACATACCGAGTCGCTTACataattcatttcttgcttGGTGCTGGCAACTTGCTCCCTTGGAATGCCTTGATCACTGCAGTGGATTACTTTGCCTACCTCTATCCCACCAAACACATAGAAAAGGTGTTCTCTGTGGCCTATATGATTTCATCTGTGATGGTGCTTCTTGGGATGATCAGTTGGGGAGGTTGGAGCAAAACAACATTGAGGCTGAGAATGAACTTGGGGTTCTCCATGTTTGTTATGTCTCTTATGGTAGCCCCAGTCATAGACTGGACCTCGAGCAGCACCAAGCTCAATGAGAGACCGAGCGGCGCCTACGGCTTGACGGTTGCAGCAGTGGTGATATGTGGTTTAGCTGATGGCTTGGTGGGTGGAAGCTTGATAGGATCAGCTGGAAAGCTCCCAAAACAGTATATGCAAGCAGTTTTTGCTGGAACTGCTTCTTCAG GTATTATAATTTCGATCTTGAGGATAATAACCAAGGCATCACTCCCACAAACCCCAAAGGGCCTCAAAATAAGCGCTCACTTGTACTTCATGGTTGCCACCATTTTCCTCCTATGTTGTGTTATCTTTAGCAACTTGCAGCACAAGTTACCGGTGATGCAGCAGTATCATCAGAGGCTTCATCAGGAGAGCACCTTGTGCACAGGGACAAAATTTTGGGCAGTGGCAGGAAAAATCAAGGGGGCAGCTTTTGGAATTTTCATAATCTACATAGTGACTCTGTCTATTTTCCCAGGATTTATTGCTGAAGATCTTGAATCCAAGCTTCTAAGGGATTGGTATCCTATTTTACTGATAACAGTTTATAACTTGGCTGATCTCATTGGAAAGTCTTTAACTGCCTTCTATGTTATGCAATCTATGACAAGGGCAATATGGGTAGCCACAGCTAGGCTACTATTCTATCCACTCTTTGTAGTGTGTCTTCATGGACCGAAGTGGCTGAAAACTGAAGTACCTATGGTGGTTCTGACTTTTCTGCTAGGATTTAGCAATGGTTACCTTACTAGTGTCCTTATGATTCTAGCACCCAAGTCAGTGCCTTTGTCAGAATCTGAGTTATCTGCTATTGTCATGACAGGGTTCCTTGGGTTTGGCTTAGTTGGTGGTTCAGTTCTTGGCTGGTTCTGGATCTTATGA